One genomic segment of Thermodesulfobacteriota bacterium includes these proteins:
- the rplC gene encoding 50S ribosomal protein L3, with the protein MINGLIGKKVGMTELFLEDGTVVVSTVIEAGPCHVVQKKTSDTDGYDSVQIGFEEVKPQRVSKPMLGHFKKAGVPPLRHLVEFDPNGEDYNLGDTIEASIFNEGDTVDVSATSKGKGFSGTMKRHNFAGQPASHGGMAHRRPGGIGQASYPGKVWKGIKMAGQMGNEKVTVQGLKVVKVDAEKNILLVKGSIPGPNGGTVVIKRTTKGRVDSAAA; encoded by the coding sequence ATGATTAACGGATTGATAGGAAAAAAAGTGGGAATGACTGAGTTATTCCTTGAAGATGGTACTGTCGTTGTTTCAACAGTTATAGAGGCGGGTCCGTGCCACGTTGTTCAGAAAAAGACTTCTGATACAGACGGCTATGATTCAGTACAGATAGGTTTTGAAGAGGTTAAACCACAAAGGGTATCCAAGCCGATGCTTGGGCACTTTAAAAAAGCTGGTGTACCGCCGCTAAGACACCTTGTGGAATTTGATCCCAATGGTGAAGATTACAACCTTGGAGACACAATAGAAGCGAGCATTTTTAATGAAGGCGATACCGTAGATGTTTCAGCAACCAGTAAAGGTAAAGGTTTTTCCGGAACCATGAAAAGACACAACTTTGCAGGCCAGCCTGCTTCCCATGGTGGTATGGCTCACAGAAGACCGGGAGGTATTGGTCAGGCGTCATATCCGGGAAAGGTCTGGAAGGGAATAAAAATGGCAGGCCAAATGGGTAATGAGAAGGTTACTGTTCAGGGTCTAAAAGTAGTAAAAGTGGATGCAGAAAAGAACATTCTTTTGGTTAAGGGTTCAATTCCAGGACCTAACGGCGGAACAGTAGTAATTAAGCGTACGACAAAAGGGAGAGTAGACAGTGCCGCAGCTTGA